In Bos indicus isolate NIAB-ARS_2022 breed Sahiwal x Tharparkar chromosome 19, NIAB-ARS_B.indTharparkar_mat_pri_1.0, whole genome shotgun sequence, the following proteins share a genomic window:
- the TSPOAP1 gene encoding peripheral-type benzodiazepine receptor-associated protein 1 isoform X4 yields MEQLTSLPSLGDPGNMERWALPAWQSWTPGRGGDAGGASPSMAGTTTDLRVGELRPEESSEPEGARSPGPVGGMEPGRTGTGLPSPARGALSSGPGCQRLEDPEAEAFSKGKLKMGFGDRPNLELLRAMGELQQRCAILKEENQMLRKSSFPETEEKVRRLKRKNAELAVIAKRLEERARKLQETNLRVVSAPMLSPGASLELCRKTLARQRARDLSETASALLAKDKQIAALQRECRELQARLTLAGKEGPQWLHVRDFDRLLRESQREVLRLQRQIALRNQREPPSPPRPPGPSVPARAGAPAPGAPGEATPQEDVENPAVVLGEPEKQQRVQQLESELSKKRKKCESLEQEARKKQRRCEELELQLKAAQNENARLVEENSRLSGRATEKEKVEWENAELRGQLLGVTQERDSALLKSQGLQSKLESLEQVLKHMREVTQRRQQLEVEHEQARLSLQEKREEVRRLQQAQAEAQREHEGAVQLLESTLDSMQVRVRELEEQCRSQTERFSLLARELQAFRLHPGPLDLLTSALGCGAPGDSPPHPCCCSTPQPCRGSGPKDLDLPPASPGRCTPKSSETASATLAGVSRRTPAKRAESLSNSSRSESIHNSPKSCPTPEVDTASEVEELEADSVSLLPAVAEGGRGGARVQVFLARYSYNPFEGPNENPEAELPLTAGEYIYIYGSMDEDGFFEGELMDGRRGLVPSNFVERVSDDDLLASLPPELADLSHSSGPELSFLSGGGGGSSSGGQSSGGRSQPRPEDEAAGEVPSPSPPPEGLGEPPAVPYPRRLAVLKQLAHSVVLAWEPPPERVELCGYHVCVNGELRQALGSGAPPTAVLENLDLQAGPLRVSVQALTSRGGSDPLRCCLLLGARARVAPSQLRVHRLTATSAEIAWVPSNSSLAHAVYLNGEECPPARPSTYWATFCHLRPGTLYQARVEAQLPPRGSWEPGGERPEPRAATLQFTTLPAGPPDAPLDVQVEPGPSPGILIISWLPVTIDAAGTSNGVRVTGYAVYADGQKIMEVASPTAGSVLVELAQLQLLQACRAVAVRTMSPHGESADSLPAPVPPALPEASWPARVPCACPRPGPEARPPLAPASPGLGDPSSHLRYPDPRGAQEPPGAPPASPPREMAGGSSEEPPAPVSQEQAGAAVLGASGDGKASEPVLGECVPGPATSSVAKEDTEQTAGEACLAPGTTQGALAQRLPCAQACRGGDAGSGLRPRAEEDAAELGVRPGNSLVDQGRNSDLSDIQEEEEEEEEELSVITCSFPKQPQPQPDPFCETDSDEEILEQILEPPLQHFRSKKLFSIPEEEEEEEAEEEEEEEEEAEAGEAVKEEKGPGAGSASRDPGPPAPLPPGLGCDGARPRGPGLCASSPQPCRAGDRPEDPLGLVGGSSWRKGSGSPEKPPGRRRSPDPREHCSRLLSNGGGGSQAPGRAPGPARERGGPAAAEGPRAPPDAGGRARPAPSRKCPRGRAPEPEPGLASCLSPKCLEISIEYDSEDEQETGGGDMSIANSGCLGDGEAWGAAPVGRPRAPPKAGSGPHPYPYSPAWEKGEPERRGRSATGRAKEPPARAAESGEPRGLESPGQSGSQRRRGWAPRPGSTELAPPRSPPEASLALRDLPVRVFVALFDYDPVSMSPNPDAGEEELPFREGQILKVFGDKDADGFYQGEGGGRWGYIPCNMVAEVAVDSPAGTQQLLQRGHLSPEVLAEGSGNGLFVYSAAHTAGPPPKPRRSKKAEWEGPAQPCAGPPALASSAGLKAPHSMVAAFDYNPRESSPNMDVEAELPFRAGDVITVFGAMDDDGFYYGELNGQRGLVPSNFLEGPGPEAGGSDREPGAAPSEGQDWVSSTQGPPAPPGWPCAPGPRHFPKVELELPQGPSRKVWVLLSKGKQLLRKLGSGKKE; encoded by the exons ATGGAGCAACTGACATCCCTTCCATCGCTGGGGGACCCCGGAAACATGGAGCGGTGGGCACTGCCCGCCTGGCAGAGCTGGACTCCAGGCCGGGGGGGTGATGCTGGAGGTGCATCCCCAAGCATGGCTGGTACCACCACAGATCTGCGTGTTGGAGAACTGAGGCCTGAGGAGAGTTCCGAGCCTGAGGGAGCCCGAAGCCCGGGGCCTGTGGGGGGCATGGAGCCTGGAAGAACAGGAACTGGGCTGCCCAGCCCTGCACGGGGAGCCTTGAGCTCCGGACCCGGCTGTCAGAGGCTGGAGGACCCGGAGGCAGAGGCTTTCTCTAAG GGCAAGCTGAAAATGGGCTTCGGGGACAGGCCCAATCTGGAGCTGCTGAGGGCCATGGGGGAGCTGCAGCAGCGCTGTGCCATCCTTAAGGAGGAGAACCAGATGCTG AGGAAGAGCAGCTTCCCAGAGACGGAGGAGAAGGTGCGGAGGCTGAAGCGGAAGAATGCCGAGCTGGCGGTCATTGCCAAGCGCCTGGAGGAGAGGGCCCGAAAGCTGCAGGAGACTAACCTAAGGGTG GTGAGTGCTCCCATGCTCAGTCCAGGGGCCAGCTTGGAGTTGTGCCGGAAGACCCTGGCACGCCAACGAGCCCGGGACCTCAGTGAGACAGCCAGCGCCCTGTTGGCCAAGGACAAGCAGATTGCTGCCTTGCAGCGGGAGTGCAGGGAGCTGCAGGCCAGGCTCACCCTGGCAGGCAAG GAGGGCCCCCAGTGGCTCCACGTGCGGGACTTCGACCGGCTGCTGCGCGAGTCCCAGCGGGAGGTGCTGCGGCTGCAGAGGCAGATCGCTCTGCGCAACCAGAGGGAGCCGCCCTCGCCGCCCCGGCCCCCGGGCCCCTCTGTCCCGGCCAGAGCAGGGGCGCCCGCCCCGGGGGCCCCGGGAGAG GCCACACCCCAGGAGGATGTGGAAAACCCTGCTGTGGTCCTAGGGGAGCCAGAGAAACAGCAGAGGGTGCAGCAACTG GAATCAGAGCTCagcaagaagaggaagaaatgcgAGAGTCTGGAGCAGGAAGCCCGGAAAAAGCAGAGGCGATGTGAGGAGCTG GAACTGCAGCTCAAGGCAGCCCAGAACGAGAATGCCCGCCTCGTGGAGGAGAACTCTCGGCTCAGTGGGAGAGCCACGGAGAAGGAGAAG GTGGAGTGGGAGAATGCAGAGCTGAGGGGCCAGCTCCTGGGGGTGACACAGGAGAGGGACTCGGCCCTTCTCAAGAGCCAAGGCCTGCAGAGCAAGCTGGAGAGCTTGGAGCAGGTGCTGAAG CACATGCGGGAGGTGACCcagcggcggcagcagctggAGGTGGAACATGAGCAGGCTCGGCTCAGCCTGCAGGAGAAGCGGGAGGAGGTCCGGAGGCTGCAGCAG GCCCAGGCGGAAGCCCAGAGGGAGCATGAAGGCGCTGTGCAGCTGCTGGAG TCTACCCTGGATTCCATGCAG GTCCGGGTCCGGGAGCTGGAGGAGCAGTGTCGCAGCCAGACTGAGCGCTTCAGCCTGCTGGCGCGGGAGCTCCAGGCCTTCCGCCTGCACCCTGGCCCCCTGGACCTGCTCACCTCCGCCCTGGGCTGCGGTGCCCCGGGGGACAGCCCGCCACACCCCTGTTGCTGCTCCACCCCGCAGCCCTGCCGCGGATCCGGCCCCAAAG ACCTCGACCTCCCACCAGCCTCCCCGGGACGCTGCACCCCGAAGTCTTCCGAGACTGCCTCTGCCACCCTTGCTGGGGTCTCCCGAAGGACGCCAGCCAAGAGGGCAGAGTCTCTGTCCAACTCCTCTCGCTCTGAGTCCATCCACAACAGCCCCAAGTCCTGCCCGACCCCCGAG GTGGACACAGCCAGTGAGGTGGAGGAACTGGAGGCAGACAGCGTCTCGCTGCTCCCGGCAGTGGCAGAGGGCGGCCGGGGCGGAGCCAGGGTCCAGGTCTTCCTAGCTCGCTACAG CTACAACCCCTTCGAGGGCCCCAACGAGAACCCAGAGGCTGAGCTGCCGCTGACCGCCGGCGAGTACATCTACATCTACGGCAGCATGGACGAGGATGGCTTCTTTGAAG GGGAGCTCATGGATGGCCGGCGGGGCCTGGTCCCTTCCAATTTTGTTGAGCGCGTGTCCGACGACGACctgctggcctccctgcctccggAGCTGGCTGACTTGTCCCACAGCTCAGGCCCCGAGCTCAGTTTTCTGAGCGGTGGCGGAGGCGGCAGCAGTAGTGGGGGCCAGAGCAGCGGGGGACGCAGCCAGCCCCGACCAGAGGATGAGGCGGCCGGGGAGGTGCCCAGCCCGAGCCCCCCGCCAGAGGGCCTGGGGGAGCCCCCTGCCGTGCCTTACCCCCGCCGCCTGGCCGTCCTGAAGCAGCTGGCCCACAGCGTGGTGCTGGCCTGGGAGCCGCCTCCTGAGCGCGTGGAGCTGTGTGGCTACCATGTCTGTGTGAATGGGGAGCTGCGGCAGGCCCTGGGGTCCGGGGCGCCCCCCACGGCTGTGCTGGAGAACTTGGACCTGCAGGCGGGGCCCCTGCGGGTCTCTGTGCAGGCCCTGACCAGCCGGGGTGGCTCCGACCCTCTGcgctgctgcttgctgctgggGGCCCGGGCCCGCGTGGCTCCTAGCCAGCTGCGGGTCCATCGGCTGACCGCCACATCTGCCGAGATCGCCTGGGTGCCCAGCAACAGCAGCTTGGCCCACGCCGTCTACCTCAACGGGGAAGAATGTCCCCCTGCCCGCCCCAGCACCTACTGGGCCACCTTCTGCCACCTGCGGCCTGGTACCCTCTATCAGGCCCGAGTGGAGGCTCAGCTCCCTCCTCGAGGGTCCTGGGAACCAGGCGGGGAGAGGCCAGAGCCACGGGCTGCCACCCTGCAGTTCACCACGCTGCCAGCAG GCCCACCTGACGCCCCCCTGGATGTGCAGGTTGAGCCAGGGCCCTCCCCTGGGATCCTGATCATCAGCTGGCTCCCAGTGACGATTGATGCGGCTGGCACCTCCAACGGTGTCCGGGTCACAGGCTATGCCGTTTATGCTGATGGGCAGAAG ATCATGGAGGTGGCCTCGCCCACGGCGGGCAGCGTGCTGGTGGAGCTGGCgcagctgcagctgctgcagGCATGCCGTGCAGTGGCTGTGCGCACCATGTCGCCCCACGGCGAGTCGGCGGACTCCCTCCCAGCTCCCGTCCCCCCCGCCCTGCCTGAGGCCTCCTGGCCGGCCAGGGTCCCCTGTGCCTGCCCACGACCGGGCCCAGAGGCCAGACCGCCCCTTGCTCCAGCCTCCCCGGGGCTGGGGGATCCCAGCTCTCATCTCCGGTACCCCGACCCCCGTGGAGCTCAAGAGCCCCCGGGCGCCCCTCCAGCCAGCCCTCCCAGAGAAATGGCAGGAGGATCCTCAGAGGAGCCCCCAGCGCCTGTCTCGCAG GAGCAGGCTGGGGCGGCTGTGCTGGGTGCCTCTGGGGATGGGAAGGCCAGTGAGCCCGTCTTGGGAGAGTGCGTTCCTGGCCCTGCCACCTCCTCCGTGGCCAAGGAGGACACTGAGCAGACCGCGGGAGAGGCCTGCCTGGCACCCGGCACCACCCAGGGAGCGTTGGCCCAGAGGCTGCCCTGTGCCCAGGCCTGCCGTGGAGGAGACGCAGGGTCCGGGCTGAGGCCCAGGGCTGAG GAGGATGCAGCTGAGCTGGGGGTCCGTCCGGGGAACTCCCTTGTGGACCAGGGCCGCAACTCGGATCTGTCAGACAtccaagaagaggaggaggaggaggaagaagagctgAGTGTCATCACCTGCTCCTTCCCGAAGCAG ccccagccccagcccgacCCCTTCTGTGAGACCGACAGCGACGAGGAGATCTTGGAACAGATCCTGGAGCCGCCCCTCCAGCACTTCCGCAGCAAGAAGCTGTTTAGCATCcccgaggaagaggaggaggaggaggcggaggaggaggaggaggaggaggaggaggccgagGCCGGAGAGGCcgtgaaggaggagaaagggccaGGGGCAGGGTCTGCGTCCAGAGACCCCGGCCCGCCTGCACCCCTGCCTCCGGGTCTGGGCTGCGACGGCGCGCGGCCCCGCGGACCTGGCCTCTGCGCTTCGTCCCCCCAGCCCTGTAGGGCTGGGGACCGCCCAGAGGACCCGCTGGGACTGGTCGGTGGCAGCAGCTGGAGGAAAGGAAGTGGCTCCCCCGAAAAGCCCCCTGGCCGCAGGCGGTCCCCGGATCCCCGGGAACACTGCAGCCGGCTTCTCAGCAACGGCGGCGGCGGGTCCCAGGCCCCCGGCCGAGCACCGGGCCCTGCACGCGAGAGGGGCGGCCCCGCTGCGGCCGAGGGCCCCAGGGCTCCGCCAGACGCCGGCGGGAGGGCGCGGCCCGCCCCCTCGAGGAAGTGCCCCCGGGGACGGGCCCCGGAACCGGAACCGGGCCTGGCCAGCTGCCTCTCCCCCAAGTGCTTGGAAATCAGCATCGAATATGACTCTGAGGATGAGCAAGAGACGGGCGGCGGGGACATGAGCATCGCCAACTCCGGCTGCCTCGGAgatggggaggcctggggtgcagcCCCCGTGGGAAGGCCCAGGGCACCTCCGAAGGCCGGTTCAGGCCCCCACCCCTATCCGTACTCCCCGGCCTGGGAGAAGGGGGAGCCGGAACGGAGAGGCCGCAGTGCGACCGGCAGAGCCAAGGAGCCGCCCGCCCGG GCAGCAGAGTCTGGAGAGCCCAGAGGGCTGGAAAGCCCAGGGCAGAGCGGCTCCCAGCGGAGAAGGGGCTGGGCCCCCAGGCCAGGCTCCACAGAGCTGG CTCCCCCGAGGAGCCCTCCAGAAGCATCCCTGGCCCTCCGGGACCTCCCTGTCAGGGTCTTTGTGGCTCTGTTTGACTACGACCCCGTGTCAATGTCAcccaaccctgatgctggggaagaggaGCTCCCGTTCCGGGAGGGCCAGATCCTGAAG GTGTTTGGAGACAAAGATGCAGATGGCTTCTaccagggtgagggtgggggccgGTGGGGCTACATCCCCTGCAACATGGTGGCTGAGGTGGCCGTGGACAGCCCTGCGGGGACACAGCAGCTGCTCCAGCGGGGCCATCTGTCCCCAGAGGTTCTCGCCGAGGGCTCAG GGAACGGCCTCTTCGTCTACTCTGCAGCCCATACTGCCGGGCCTCCCCCCAAGCCCCGCCGCTCCAAGAAAG CTGAGTGGGAAGGGCCCGCCCAGCCCTGTGcag GGCCCCCTGCGCTGGCCTCTTCTGCTGGCCTGAAAGCTCCCCATTCCATGGTGGCCGCGTTTGACTACAACCCCCGGGAGAGCTCTCCCAACATGGATGTGGAG GCAGAGCTGCCCTTCCGGGCAGGGGACGTCATCACTGTGTTCGGGGCCATGGACGATGACGGTTTCTACTAT GGGGAGCTGAatggacagcggggcctggttcCATCCAACTTCCTGGAGGGCCCTGGGCCTGAGGCAGGCGGCTCAGACAGGGAGCCTGGGGCAGCCCCATCCGAGGGCCAG GACTGGGTTAGCTCAACCCAGGGGCCCCCAGCGCCCCCAGGCTGGCCCTGTGCTCCTGGCCCTCGCCACTTCCCCAAGGTTGAACTGGAGTTGCCACAGGGCCCAAGCAGGAAGGTGTGGGTTCTCCTCTCCAAGGGGAAGCAGCTCCTCAGGAAACTGGGCTCGGGGAAGAAGGAGTGA